The window GCCTGGAGCGCGGCCCGCGCGCCTGGGCCTTGCCGGAGGGCGGCTTCAACACGCCCTGCTCGTACACCTCGCGCTCGATCCCGGCGATAGCCTCGTAGCTATCGGCGAGCTTCAGCAGCGTCAGCGTCTCGTCGAGATAGGCAAGCTGCGCATCGGTCGCGCCCAGACGTTCGGGCACTCCGGCGAGCGCGCCCTTGGCCTTATCGTACTCGCGGAAGCGCGCCTGCGCATTCTCGACCGGCGTCTTACCAGGATCGAGCTTGATCGCCCGCCCTTCGACGCGCAGCTCGGTCTGGCCCGGCTCCACGGTATGCAGATAGCCGAAGATCATCTCGCCCTCCCAGCGCAGCCGCTCCAGGGCATTGGCCCGCTCCAGCTCACGACCAAGCGCGTCGCGCTGGCGCTGCTGGCGCTCGCGCACGTCGAGCAGCCGCTGGACGAGCGCGTCGCGGCGCTGGGCATGAGCAGTGATCTGCTCGGCCTCGGCGTAGAACGTATCCAGCGCGGCGCTGATGCTGGCGACAGCTCGCACGTCCTCGAACTGCGTCATGCGGTAGGGCGCAAAGGCGATCGGACGCGCGCCCTGGTAGGCCAGCGAGGGCTGAAACGACTCGGTCCAGAGCGCGCGCAGGGCATCGGCGATGGCGGCGAAGGGCAGCGTCGGATCGAGCGCGACGCCTGGCTGGCCGGTCGCGCGCATGATCGCCTCACGGGCCTGCTGCGGCGACACGCCGCCATACGCGGCGGTAAGCGCCTTGCCGAGATCAGTCTCAGTGCCGTCGAGCAGCGCGGCCACGCCTGCCGCCGTGATCGTGCGCGGATCACGGCGATGCGGACGCGGCGGCGCGATATAGACCTCGCGCGGCATGATCGTGCGGCGCGTGCCCTCGGATGGAATGCGCTTCACCGCGTCGAGGATCAGATTATCGTCGTCGACCAGAATAATATTCGAGCGCTGGCCCATGATCTCCAGAATCAGCTCGCAGCGCTGCTCGTCGTCGACATCATCGTCCTCGTCGCCAATCGCGTCCTCGTCGCGCTCGTCCTTGCGTGGCGATGGATGTTTGATTATACTCAAGACCAGGATGCGCTCAAGATCGGGCTGCTCGACGGCGGCGATAAAGCCGTTGCGCACATATTTGCGCAGCAGCAGCAGCAGCGGCGTCTCGCGCTCGATGCCGCGCGTGGGCCTGGCCGACAGCAGATGCGCGCGGGCGCTGGTGGGATTGGCCGAGGCCAGAAGCTGGTAGCGCTGCCCGGCATGGTACACTTCCAGGCCAATGCTCAGGGGCGTCGGCAGCACCACACGCTGGATTCGCCCGCCGACGATCGTGCTGCGCAGCTCATCGGCAACGGCCTTGACGGTCAGGGCATCATAATTCATAGTTCAGGCCACACCCCTGAAGTGGGCTGCACTTCAGGGATCATAAAGAGCGTACGATGCATTGTACGCAAGCCTGAGGCAGAACGCCAACTGCAAGGAATGTATGAACCGACAACACACCGAAATCAATCCGATCATCTTTGGACAACCGCCGGAGCCGCTGCTGGTGATCCTATCGGGTCCGTCCGGCGTCGGCAAGGATAGCGCGCTCATGCGCATGCGCGAGCTGGGCTTTCCGTTTCATTTCGTGGTGACGGCAACCGACCGTCCGCAGCGACCGGGCGAGATCAACGGCGTGGACTACCACTTCGTCACGACGGCTGATTTCGAGC of the Herpetosiphonaceae bacterium genome contains:
- a CDS encoding NFACT RNA binding domain-containing protein yields the protein MNYDALTVKAVADELRSTIVGGRIQRVVLPTPLSIGLEVYHAGQRYQLLASANPTSARAHLLSARPTRGIERETPLLLLLRKYVRNGFIAAVEQPDLERILVLSIIKHPSPRKDERDEDAIGDEDDDVDDEQRCELILEIMGQRSNIILVDDDNLILDAVKRIPSEGTRRTIMPREVYIAPPRPHRRDPRTITAAGVAALLDGTETDLGKALTAAYGGVSPQQAREAIMRATGQPGVALDPTLPFAAIADALRALWTESFQPSLAYQGARPIAFAPYRMTQFEDVRAVASISAALDTFYAEAEQITAHAQRRDALVQRLLDVRERQQRQRDALGRELERANALERLRWEGEMIFGYLHTVEPGQTELRVEGRAIKLDPGKTPVENAQARFREYDKAKGALAGVPERLGATDAQLAYLDETLTLLKLADSYEAIAGIEREVYEQGVLKPPSGKAQARGPRSRPLRLRSSDGLTIYVGRSAGQNEEVTFRLARPDDRWFHVREIPGAHVIVQAEDEPPARTIEEAAGLAAYFSAARESTSVEVVMTQRRHVRKVAGGPPGLVSYRNEQTVRAAPLAPAALQAAQNEPPDQI